A stretch of the Medicago truncatula cultivar Jemalong A17 chromosome 5, MtrunA17r5.0-ANR, whole genome shotgun sequence genome encodes the following:
- the LOC11436027 gene encoding ethylene-responsive transcription factor ERF014 has translation MKVSLYKYIFFTSPNSVPIASFTLHFENITNKTKSHTHIKKRETPSTHTLKKTFLHPFIMVKTEINKINKEKPKPKPMQQHVLSTKAASNDKKKKYKGVRMRSWGSWVSEIRAPNQKTRIWLGSYSTAEAAARAYDAALLCLKGSSATNLNFPLETSSHFIPQENISMSPKSIQRVAAAAAAASSSSSSSNNDVTNTISTPPTSSSSLVSSPSMSSSPSDQIDDDVSLFSSFGACDDHYQANDQSMAMMDSWYGFDGLLQSPKHVDQMLSGSLFDIDSTQVLLDDWYEEGDISLWSFY, from the coding sequence ATGAAAGTCTCACTCTATAAATACATCTTCTTTACTTCCCCAAATTCAGTACCAATTGCATCATTCACTCTCCACTTTGAAAACAtcaccaacaaaacaaaaagtcaCACACACATTAAAAAGAGAGAAACCCCTTCAACACACacccttaaaaaaacatttttgcaTCCATTTATCATGGTTAAGACAGAGATCAACAAGATCAACAAggaaaaaccaaaaccaaagccAATGCAACAACATGTTTTATCAACAAAAGCAGCATCAAatgataagaagaaaaaatacaaaggaGTAAGAATGAGAAGTTGGGGTTCTTGGGTATCAGAAATAAGAGCACCAAATCAAAAAACAAGAATATGGTTAGGTTCTTATTCAACTGCAGAAGCTGCTGCAAGAGCCTATGATGCTGCACTTTTATGCCTTAAAGGTTCATCTGCAACAAATCTTAACTTCCCTTTAGAAACTTCTTCACATTTCATTCCTCAAGAGAATATTTCTATGTCACCTAAATCTATTCAAAGAGtagctgctgctgctgctgctgcttcttcttcttcttcttctagtaACAATGATGTTACTAATACTATTAGCACCCCACCAACTTCATCATCCTCATTAGTTTCATCTCCATCAATGTCATCTTCTCCTTCTGAtcaaattgatgatgatgtttcaCTTTTTTCATCTTTTGGGGCCTGTGATGATCATTATCAAGCTAATGATCAATCAATGGCTATGATGGATTCTTGGTATGGATTTGATGGTTTATTACAATCACCAAAACATGTTGATCAAATGCTAAGTGGTTCTTTGTTTGATATTGATTCAACTCAAGTACTTCTTGATGATTGGTATGAAGAAGGTGACATTAGTTTGTGGAGCTTCTACTAA